Part of the Halogeometricum sp. S3BR5-2 genome, CCGGGTTCGTCGTCGGGGGGTTTCTCGGCGGCCTCCTCGGACAGGTCGGCGCCCGCCTCGTCGGCGAGAGCGCCCCGTCGCTCGCCTCGCTGTGGCCGTCGCTCCCGCTGTTCGTCTTCCTCGCCTCGTCGGCGGCGCTCGTCGCCGCGCTCTTCCGCGAGATGCTGTTCGAACGCGACGACCCGCTGGTGATGCTGTCGACGGGGCTCCTTCTGTGGCTGTTCGGCGCGCTCGCGGGGCCGGTCGGCGCCGTCGAAATCGTCGGCGCCCTCGCTCTCACCCTCGCGCTGGGGTACGTCTCCTACGCGCTCGAAGCCGCCTCCGTCGCCGGGATGCTCTCGGGCGTGCTGTTCAGCCTGCTCGTCATCGTCTTCGGCGGCTTCGGCTGGTTCGCCGTGCTGATGGCCTTCTTCGCCATCGGCGCCCTGTCGACGAAGTTCCGGTACGAGGAAAAGCGCGACCGAGGGGTCGCAGAGGAGAACGACGGCGCCCGCGGCACCGGAAACGTCCTCGGCAACGCCGCCGTCGCCCTCGTCGCCGTCGTTGGGTTCGCCGCCAGCACGCGGCTCCCCGTCGACGGAACGCTGTTTCAGTTCGCCTTCGCGGGGTCGATGGCCGCCGCGCTGAGCGACACGCTCTCCTCGGAGGTCGGCGGCCTCTACGACAACACCCGGCTCATCACGACGTTCGAGCGGGTCGAACCCGGCACCGACGGCGGCGTGACGTGGCAGGGGGAACTGTCCGGCCTCCTCGGCGCGACCATCGTCGCCGTCGTCGCCGCCCTCCTGCTGTCGGCCGTCACGGTGCCCGTCGGCGGCGCCGTCGTCCTCCTCGGCGGCCTCGCGGGCATGACCGTCGACAGCGTCCTCGGCGCCACCGTCGAGGGGGCGCGGGTCGGCAACGAGGCGGTCAACTTCACGGCGACGCTCGTCGGCGCCGTCGTCAGCACGGGCGTCGCCTTCCTCGTGTTCTGACGTGCCCCGCGTCCGCCCCGCCCGCCCGGACGACCGCCCGGCGCTCTCGCGCCTCCAGTCGCACCTCGCGGAGCCGTCACCCGAACTGCTCGCGGCCGCCGACGTCGTCGGCACCGTCCTCGTCTCCGTCGACGCCGACGACCGACCGGTGGGCTACCTCCTCGCCGTCGAGGACGGGAACGACGCCTGTCACGTCGCGGAACTGGTCGTCGCCCCCGACCGCCGGCGCGAGGGCCGCGCCCGCGACCTGTTGACAGCGGCGGTCGAGGCGCGCCCCGCCGGGTCCGTCGTCACGGTGACCGTCGCCGCCGGCAACGACGCGGCGCGGTCGCTCTACGAGTCGGTCGGCTTCGAGGAGGCGGGCCGCCGCCCGGACTTCTTCGAGTCGGGCGACGCGGTGGCGTACGCGCTGGCGGTGTAGGGTGCGAAAAGTAGGGAAAAATCCGTCTACTCGCCGGAGTCGAGCAACTGCTCGGCGGTGAGGACGCGGACGCTCACCGGTTTCTTCACGAACTCGCCGGTCGAGGCGGCGACGGCGTGTCCGACGCCGCGTTGGGCCGACACGTCGGCGAGTCGCTGGTCGAACACGCCGTCGAGGACGACGGTGTGCGGGGGCGTCGCCGCGTCGCGGATGGCGTCGAACGCCTCCGCGGCGTCGCGTTCCTCGACGGTCGCGAGTTCCTCGTCGAGGAAGCGGACGGTGCCCGATTCCGCCTCGACGACCTCCCGGACGTGTTCGCGGAGCGACTGCGGTCGCGGTTCCGCTTCGTCCTGCGGTCCGGTCTCCGGTTCGGTCTCGGGTTCCGCCGACCCGGCGTCCGAGTCGCCCGCTTCGACGGCGCCGTCTCCGGCGTCCGTCGCCTCGGTGACGACGCTCGTCGCGCCGTTTCCGGACGCGGTGTCGCGGGGCGTCGGCCCCGACTCGCTCTCGGTCGACGCGGCGTCGGTCGCTTCCGCGGACGCGCCCTCGCCGAGTCGCTCGACGGTGACGCTCCCCCCGCCGACGCCCGGCCCGTCGGACCTCGTCTCGGAGGTCGGAGCCGCAGACTCAGTCGTCTGCGACTCCCGAGGAGGGTCCGCGGCGTCCCCCTCGGGGACCGGGCCGTCCGTCGCCGCCTCGCGGACGTCGCCCTCGGCGGGCAGCATCTCGAAGGCGACCTTACTGCGCAGGGCCGACATCACCTCGTGGCGCTGGAGGTCCTCGACTGACCGCCCGTCGGGGGCGAAGGCGACGTAGTCCACGTCGCCCACCTGCGAGAGTTCCCGCAGGATGAGTTCGCCGCCTCGGTCGCCGTCCAGAAAGGCCGTGACCGTGCGGTCGCGCGTCAACTCCGCGACGGCGTCGGGGACGTTCGTCCCCTCGACGCCGACGGCGTTCTTCACGCCGTAGCGGAGGAGCGTCAGCACGTCCGCCCGCCCCTCCACGACGACGATGGCGTCGGAGTCGTGGACGCGCGGGCCG contains:
- a CDS encoding DUF92 domain-containing protein gives rise to the protein MQSTLRRAGGFAAVGTLALAAPVLEAAAFAPFAAVALLAAFVVNDGPLFEVFARPGDHQDGRLNGLAGFALAAAGLAILVAAMDMPVDLFVATVLVISYGNLGKQAVAAVSDDPFLGTSGFVVGGFLGGLLGQVGARLVGESAPSLASLWPSLPLFVFLASSAALVAALFREMLFERDDPLVMLSTGLLLWLFGALAGPVGAVEIVGALALTLALGYVSYALEAASVAGMLSGVLFSLLVIVFGGFGWFAVLMAFFAIGALSTKFRYEEKRDRGVAEENDGARGTGNVLGNAAVALVAVVGFAASTRLPVDGTLFQFAFAGSMAAALSDTLSSEVGGLYDNTRLITTFERVEPGTDGGVTWQGELSGLLGATIVAVVAALLLSAVTVPVGGAVVLLGGLAGMTVDSVLGATVEGARVGNEAVNFTATLVGAVVSTGVAFLVF
- a CDS encoding GNAT family N-acetyltransferase; this translates as MPRVRPARPDDRPALSRLQSHLAEPSPELLAAADVVGTVLVSVDADDRPVGYLLAVEDGNDACHVAELVVAPDRRREGRARDLLTAAVEARPAGSVVTVTVAAGNDAARSLYESVGFEEAGRRPDFFESGDAVAYALAV
- the dnaG gene encoding DNA primase DnaG, whose amino-acid sequence is MDDTAKYLIHAAITADGVVERSDVVGAIFGQTEGLLGEELDLRDLQQSSKVGRIDVQIESENGQSFGSVTIASSLDKVKTAILAASLETITRVGPCQSDVRVTDIEDVREAKRREVVDRAKELLSSSFDDSVMTSTEILDEVKESVRVEDITEFEGLPAGPRVHDSDAIVVVEGRADVLTLLRYGVKNAVGVEGTNVPDAVAELTRDRTVTAFLDGDRGGELILRELSQVGDVDYVAFAPDGRSVEDLQRHEVMSALRSKVAFEMLPAEGDVREAATDGPVPEGDAADPPRESQTTESAAPTSETRSDGPGVGGGSVTVERLGEGASAEATDAASTESESGPTPRDTASGNGATSVVTEATDAGDGAVEAGDSDAGSAEPETEPETGPQDEAEPRPQSLREHVREVVEAESGTVRFLDEELATVEERDAAEAFDAIRDAATPPHTVVLDGVFDQRLADVSAQRGVGHAVAASTGEFVKKPVSVRVLTAEQLLDSGE